One Sphingobacteruim zhuxiongii DNA window includes the following coding sequences:
- a CDS encoding lipoprotein signal peptidase, giving the protein MKGYTKPLLLITIILLVDQISKIWVKLNMTIGQSFKVISDRVMIQFIENPGMAYGMEFGGEYGKLFLSVFRIIAVAGIGYGLVYMVKNKYNRGFILNVALIFAGALGNIIDSAFYGLIFSESTPYQKAVLFPDGGGYATFLHGYVVDMFHLPIWKGTFPTWFPIWSGEEFVFFRPIFNVADSAISIGVFLILIFNNRYFKEEHVEKHDVNNEVVED; this is encoded by the coding sequence ATGAAAGGATATACCAAGCCATTATTACTGATCACCATTATTTTATTAGTTGACCAAATTTCGAAGATTTGGGTAAAGCTGAACATGACAATCGGTCAAAGCTTCAAAGTTATTAGCGATAGGGTCATGATTCAGTTCATTGAAAACCCAGGTATGGCTTATGGCATGGAATTCGGCGGTGAATACGGCAAATTATTTTTAAGTGTATTTAGAATTATTGCGGTTGCCGGCATTGGTTACGGATTGGTCTACATGGTGAAAAACAAATACAACAGAGGCTTTATTCTCAATGTTGCTTTGATATTCGCAGGTGCTTTAGGTAATATCATCGATAGTGCATTCTATGGCTTAATCTTTAGTGAGAGCACGCCTTACCAAAAGGCAGTATTATTTCCAGATGGAGGTGGTTACGCGACATTTCTACACGGTTATGTAGTGGATATGTTCCATCTACCGATTTGGAAAGGAACCTTTCCTACTTGGTTCCCTATATGGTCCGGTGAAGAATTCGTCTTTTTCCGACCAATCTTCAACGTTGCAGATTCTGCAATCTCCATTGGTGTATTCTTAATTCTGATTTTCAACAATCGCTATTTCAAAGAAGAGCATGTTGAAAAACATGATGTGAATAATGAGGTGGTAGAAGACTAA
- a CDS encoding TraR/DksA family transcriptional regulator, which yields MGNTEKTRYSDAELQEFKAIILEKLRIAREELSSLTKSLSNSNANGTDDTAGTYKTLEDGSATLEKEQINQLAARQKKFIDNLEAALVRIENKTYGVCRETGKLIQKERLKAVPHTTLSIEAKNKQY from the coding sequence ATGGGAAACACAGAAAAAACTAGGTACAGCGATGCTGAATTGCAAGAGTTCAAAGCAATAATTCTTGAGAAGTTACGTATAGCGCGCGAAGAGTTGTCATCATTGACAAAATCATTAAGCAATAGCAATGCGAACGGAACTGACGATACAGCAGGCACTTACAAGACACTAGAAGACGGTTCTGCAACCTTGGAGAAAGAACAAATAAACCAATTGGCTGCGCGTCAAAAGAAATTTATTGATAATCTTGAAGCGGCTTTAGTACGCATTGAGAATAAGACCTACGGCGTTTGCCGTGAAACGGGAAAGCTTATCCAAAAAGAAAGATTAAAAGCAGTTCCTCATACTACTTTGAGTATTGAGGCGAAGAACAAACAATATTAA
- the ileS gene encoding isoleucine--tRNA ligase, translated as MYKEYKQLNLPEIGKEVLKRWEAENIFEKSIVNRPASKPYTFYEGPPSANGMPGIHHVMARAIKDIFCRYKTLKGFQVKRKGGWDTHGLPIELAVEKTLGITKEDIGKKISVKEYNDACRKEVMKYTDVWNDLTEKMGYWVDLEHPYITYENEYIETLWFLLKDLYKKGLLYKGYTIQPYSPAAGTGLSSHELNQPGTYKDVKDTTIVAEFRLDKAQIHPMMSSLVDSEEEDVVFIAWTTTPWTLPSNTALVVGKNIDYVKIRTFNQYTGAPVSVILAKALISKHFKAEGQQVSFQDYNFGDKVIPWEVASEFRGEELAGLRYHQLMPYITSDELVENAFRVIIGDFVTTEDGTGIVHAAPTYGGDDFKVARENDVPAILVKDENGKDVPTVDRTGRFIKEITDFAGRFVKEEYYSAEERADKDFRPTDVLIAIKLKEENKAFDVKKYEHTYPHCWRTDKPVLYYPLDSWFIRTTALKDELVALNKTINWKPEATGSGRFGNWLENLVDWNLSRSRYWGTPLPIWRSEDENEEICVGSMPELKALLEAAVQSDALSAEEKAVNQSYLDKFGTDQLDLHRPYVDDIILVSEAGQKLYREPDLIDVWFDSGAMPYAQWGLDYDKLEKGEALPFKEEYFSAFPADFIAEGVDQTRGWFFTLHAISTMVRGSVAFKNVVSNGLVLDKNGNKMSKRLGNGVDPFATIEKYSADATRWYMISNAAPWDNLKFNEEGLDEVRRKFFGTLYNTYAFFALYANIDKFNYSEADIAFDERPEIDRWIISLLNSLSKEVDEYYADYEPTKAARAIQNFVDEHLSNWYVRLCRRRFWKGEYSTDKISAYQTLYTCLDTIAKLISPISPFFADQLYLDLNAVTNKEQFESVHLADFPAYHSELVDKALEERMALAQDISSLALSLRKKSGINVRQPLGKILVPVLDNAFQEKVERVKDLILSETNIKDIEFITDTTGIIKKKIKPNFKALGAKVGKDMKTVAAAIQAMSAEQISELEINGNITLTGTEYVISSEDVEIIAEDVEGWQVANLGRLTVALDVHISPDLKDEGLARELINRIQNLRKDKGFEVTDRIVVTLSQNTEIQQAVENNFSYICTEILADALKIDNSLAIGEPIEIDGKNLLLLIEKN; from the coding sequence ATGTATAAGGAATATAAGCAGTTAAACTTACCAGAAATCGGCAAAGAAGTATTGAAACGTTGGGAAGCGGAGAACATCTTTGAGAAAAGTATTGTTAATCGTCCGGCGAGTAAGCCATACACATTCTACGAAGGACCTCCTTCGGCGAACGGTATGCCAGGTATTCACCACGTTATGGCCCGCGCTATTAAAGATATTTTCTGTCGTTACAAGACTTTAAAGGGATTTCAGGTAAAACGTAAAGGTGGATGGGATACCCATGGCCTTCCTATTGAATTAGCTGTTGAAAAAACCTTAGGCATTACCAAAGAAGATATCGGTAAAAAGATCAGTGTAAAAGAATATAATGACGCTTGTCGTAAGGAGGTCATGAAATACACCGATGTTTGGAATGATTTGACAGAGAAAATGGGCTACTGGGTAGATCTAGAACACCCATACATCACTTATGAAAATGAGTATATCGAAACCTTATGGTTCTTATTAAAAGATCTATACAAAAAAGGATTACTTTACAAAGGTTATACCATCCAACCTTATTCTCCAGCTGCGGGAACTGGTTTAAGTTCTCATGAGCTTAATCAGCCAGGAACATACAAAGACGTAAAAGACACAACGATTGTTGCTGAATTCCGTTTAGATAAAGCTCAGATTCATCCGATGATGAGCAGTTTAGTTGATAGCGAAGAGGAAGATGTTGTATTTATCGCATGGACAACAACACCTTGGACTCTTCCAAGTAATACAGCCTTGGTAGTCGGAAAGAATATCGATTATGTTAAAATAAGAACATTCAACCAATATACAGGCGCTCCTGTATCGGTTATTCTTGCAAAGGCTTTAATCAGCAAACACTTTAAGGCAGAAGGACAGCAGGTTTCTTTCCAAGACTATAATTTCGGTGACAAAGTTATCCCATGGGAAGTTGCATCAGAATTTAGAGGCGAGGAATTAGCCGGATTACGCTATCATCAGCTAATGCCATATATTACATCGGACGAGCTTGTTGAGAATGCGTTCCGCGTGATTATTGGCGACTTTGTGACCACTGAAGATGGTACAGGTATCGTGCATGCTGCTCCGACCTATGGTGGAGATGACTTTAAAGTTGCACGTGAAAACGACGTACCTGCGATATTGGTAAAAGACGAAAACGGCAAAGATGTTCCGACGGTAGACCGCACAGGTCGTTTTATCAAAGAAATCACTGATTTCGCTGGCCGTTTTGTAAAAGAAGAATACTATTCTGCTGAAGAACGCGCAGACAAAGACTTCCGTCCTACCGATGTATTAATTGCAATTAAGTTAAAAGAAGAAAACAAAGCTTTTGACGTTAAGAAATACGAACACACTTATCCACATTGTTGGAGAACAGACAAACCAGTCTTATATTATCCATTAGATAGTTGGTTTATTCGCACAACAGCTTTGAAAGATGAGCTAGTCGCTTTAAATAAAACAATCAACTGGAAGCCAGAAGCTACCGGTTCGGGTCGTTTTGGAAATTGGTTAGAAAACTTAGTAGATTGGAACCTTTCACGTTCTCGCTATTGGGGTACACCACTTCCAATTTGGCGTTCAGAGGATGAAAATGAAGAGATCTGTGTGGGTTCGATGCCAGAACTAAAAGCTTTATTAGAAGCAGCTGTTCAATCTGACGCCCTATCCGCCGAAGAAAAAGCTGTAAATCAATCCTACTTAGATAAGTTTGGTACAGATCAACTTGATTTACACCGCCCTTATGTAGACGATATTATCTTGGTTTCCGAGGCTGGACAAAAGCTATATAGAGAACCAGATTTAATTGATGTTTGGTTTGATTCAGGCGCGATGCCTTATGCCCAATGGGGTCTTGACTACGATAAATTAGAAAAAGGTGAAGCCTTACCATTTAAAGAGGAGTATTTCTCAGCATTCCCTGCAGACTTTATTGCAGAGGGGGTTGACCAAACTCGTGGTTGGTTTTTCACATTACACGCCATCTCAACCATGGTACGTGGATCTGTTGCTTTCAAGAATGTCGTATCAAATGGACTTGTCCTAGATAAAAATGGAAATAAAATGTCCAAGCGTCTGGGGAATGGTGTTGATCCGTTTGCGACAATAGAAAAATACTCAGCTGATGCTACTCGTTGGTATATGATTAGCAATGCTGCTCCATGGGATAACTTGAAATTCAATGAAGAAGGGTTAGATGAGGTTCGCCGTAAATTCTTCGGAACCTTATACAATACCTATGCATTCTTTGCATTATATGCGAACATCGACAAGTTTAACTACTCCGAGGCAGATATTGCTTTCGATGAGCGCCCGGAAATTGACAGATGGATTATTTCATTGTTAAATAGCTTAAGCAAAGAAGTAGATGAATATTATGCAGATTATGAGCCTACGAAAGCCGCACGTGCGATTCAAAACTTTGTGGATGAGCATTTGAGTAATTGGTATGTTCGTTTGTGTCGTCGTCGTTTCTGGAAGGGTGAATACTCTACCGATAAGATTTCTGCGTATCAAACGCTTTATACCTGCTTGGATACGATTGCTAAGTTAATCTCTCCAATTTCTCCGTTCTTTGCCGATCAGTTGTATTTAGATTTAAATGCAGTTACCAATAAAGAACAGTTTGAATCTGTACACCTTGCTGACTTCCCTGCTTATCATTCAGAATTGGTTGATAAAGCACTAGAAGAACGCATGGCTTTAGCGCAGGACATTTCTTCCCTTGCTTTATCACTACGTAAAAAGTCTGGAATCAATGTTCGCCAACCATTAGGAAAAATACTAGTACCAGTTTTAGACAATGCATTTCAAGAGAAAGTAGAACGTGTAAAAGATTTGATACTTTCTGAGACAAACATCAAGGATATCGAGTTTATTACCGACACTACTGGAATCATTAAGAAGAAGATTAAGCCGAACTTTAAAGCTTTAGGTGCGAAGGTTGGGAAGGACATGAAAACCGTTGCTGCAGCGATTCAAGCGATGAGTGCTGAGCAAATTAGTGAGCTGGAAATAAATGGTAATATTACGTTAACTGGCACGGAATATGTTATTAGCAGTGAAGATGTAGAAATCATCGCAGAGGATGTTGAAGGGTGGCAGGTTGCCAATTTAGGTCGTTTAACAGTTGCGTTAGACGTTCATATCAGCCCGGATTTGAAAGATGAAGGTTTGGCACGCGAACTAATTAACCGTATTCAAAACTTGCGTAAAGACAAGGGATTTGAAGTTACTGATCGCATTGTGGTTACCTTAAGTCAAAATACTGAAATTCAACAAGCTGTAGAGAATAATTTCTCGTATATTTGTACGGAAATTTTGGCTGACGCCCTTAAAATCGACAATTCGCTGGCTATAGGGGAACCTATTGAAATCGATGGTAAGAATTTATTGCTATTAATCGAAAAAAATTAA
- a CDS encoding HesB/IscA family protein — protein MASDNLTAVAPVTLTEGALNELKKLIDQQEISEDFGLRVGVEGGGCSGMSYILGFDQKKDGDTEYDIHGIRLFMNKAHGLYLAGMEIDFKNGLDARGFTFNNPNATSTCGCGSSFSS, from the coding sequence ATGGCATCAGATAATTTAACAGCGGTAGCTCCAGTAACTTTAACCGAAGGTGCATTAAATGAACTTAAAAAATTGATCGACCAACAAGAAATCAGTGAAGATTTCGGTCTTCGTGTTGGCGTTGAAGGTGGCGGATGTTCGGGTATGAGCTATATTTTGGGTTTTGACCAAAAGAAAGATGGCGATACAGAATATGATATCCACGGGATTCGATTATTTATGAATAAAGCTCATGGCTTATACCTAGCGGGAATGGAAATTGATTTTAAAAATGGTTTAGATGCGCGGGGTTTTACTTTCAACAATCCAAATGCAACAAGCACTTGTGGTTGCGGAAGTAGCTTCTCATCGTAA
- a CDS encoding DUF7935 family protein: MSLSPELIDFIKSLFVVAFGVFAGLLLAFRLAWPKIERFLVGLNVMKRPKAVGKETLRTSAYERLLLLIHRMDVQQVMQRNYSNELSADQFQQVLIADIDAEFEHNYTQQLYVSDTAWLAVLQLKKYTIDLIRNTASQTRSVDSFVETILAYSSQKSENLNLQTQILLKKELNA; the protein is encoded by the coding sequence ATGAGTTTGAGCCCAGAATTAATCGATTTTATAAAGTCATTATTTGTAGTAGCATTTGGTGTTTTTGCAGGTTTACTTCTCGCATTTCGCTTGGCTTGGCCAAAGATCGAACGTTTTTTGGTGGGATTAAATGTTATGAAACGTCCTAAAGCGGTCGGTAAGGAAACATTGAGAACTTCAGCCTATGAGCGTCTCTTGCTGCTGATTCATCGTATGGATGTACAACAGGTTATGCAACGCAATTATTCAAATGAGTTAAGTGCCGATCAATTTCAACAGGTATTAATTGCAGATATTGATGCGGAATTTGAACATAATTATACGCAACAATTATACGTTAGCGATACAGCATGGTTAGCTGTGCTTCAATTAAAGAAATATACCATCGATTTAATACGCAATACAGCGAGTCAAACACGCTCAGTCGATAGCTTTGTTGAAACTATTTTAGCTTACTCGAGCCAGAAAAGTGAAAATTTGAACTTGCAAACACAAATTTTGTTGAAAAAAGAGCTAAATGCTTAG
- a CDS encoding serine hydroxymethyltransferase: MERDQSIFNLIAEELKRQEEGVELIASENFVSKQVMEAAGSVLTNKYAEGLPGKRYYGGCEVVDKIETIAIDRAKELFGAEWVNVQPHSGAQANAAVFLAILKPGDKILGFDLSHGGHLTHGSPANFSGKLYQPLFYGVKEDTGLIDYEKLEETARAEKPKVIICGASAYSRDWDYARIRKVADEIGALVVADISHPAGLIARGLLNDPLPHCHIVTTTTHKTLRGPRGGMIMVGKDFENPWGIKTPKGEIRTITQLLDLAVFPGTQGGPLEHTIAAKAIAYGEALSDEYLTYIKQVKKNAAALAQFFVEKDYKIISGGTDNHLMLVDLRNKDISGKEAEAVLGLAGITTNKNMVPFDTRSPFVTSGVRFGTAAITSRGIGELEIVQIGELIDEALTSRNDEAALNRIHGKVKEMMAQFPLYK, encoded by the coding sequence ATGGAAAGAGATCAATCCATTTTTAATCTTATTGCCGAAGAGCTAAAACGCCAAGAAGAAGGTGTTGAGCTAATCGCTTCGGAAAACTTTGTTAGCAAGCAGGTTATGGAAGCTGCTGGTTCAGTATTAACAAACAAATATGCTGAAGGACTTCCAGGAAAACGTTACTATGGTGGATGTGAAGTTGTCGATAAAATCGAGACTATCGCTATCGATCGCGCTAAAGAATTATTTGGTGCAGAATGGGTAAATGTTCAACCTCACTCTGGAGCGCAAGCAAACGCTGCAGTGTTTTTAGCAATTTTGAAACCTGGTGATAAGATTTTAGGATTCGACCTTTCTCATGGCGGTCACTTAACGCACGGTTCTCCTGCAAACTTCTCTGGTAAATTATACCAACCGTTATTTTATGGTGTAAAAGAAGATACAGGATTAATTGATTACGAAAAATTAGAAGAAACAGCACGCGCAGAAAAACCAAAAGTAATTATCTGTGGTGCATCGGCTTATTCTCGTGATTGGGATTATGCACGTATTCGTAAGGTTGCTGATGAAATCGGTGCACTAGTTGTTGCTGATATTTCTCACCCAGCAGGATTAATCGCTCGTGGTTTGTTAAATGATCCACTTCCACATTGTCATATTGTGACAACAACAACACACAAGACATTGCGTGGCCCTCGTGGTGGTATGATCATGGTTGGTAAGGATTTCGAAAACCCATGGGGTATTAAAACTCCAAAAGGAGAGATCCGTACGATTACACAATTATTGGATTTAGCGGTATTCCCAGGTACACAAGGTGGTCCTTTAGAGCATACAATTGCTGCGAAAGCGATTGCATACGGTGAAGCACTTTCTGATGAGTACTTAACTTACATCAAACAAGTGAAAAAGAATGCTGCGGCATTAGCTCAGTTTTTCGTAGAGAAAGATTATAAAATCATTTCTGGCGGAACAGATAACCACTTAATGTTAGTTGACCTTAGAAATAAAGATATTTCAGGTAAAGAAGCAGAAGCGGTATTAGGTTTAGCTGGAATTACGACAAATAAGAACATGGTTCCTTTCGATACACGTTCTCCATTCGTTACTTCTGGAGTTCGTTTCGGTACTGCTGCGATTACTTCGCGTGGAATCGGTGAATTGGAAATTGTTCAAATCGGAGAGCTTATCGATGAGGCCTTAACTAGTAGAAACGATGAAGCAGCGCTTAATCGTATACATGGTAAAGTTAAAGAGATGATGGCTCAATTTCCTTTGTACAAGTAA
- a CDS encoding RNA polymerase sigma factor: MKLLNKKSDQKLVQAYVKGEERAIQVLLERYKTKIYTSIYHQVKDQYLAEDIFQETFIKVINTLKAGRYNDEGKFLPWVMRIAHNMVIDHFRREKRAPNIVNNDGFDIFEVLQFSDDSVETKMVKTQRDVDLKKIIQLLPDDQKEVLIMRLFCDMSFKDIADITEVSINTALGRMRYALTNLRKMIEENNLMFQIG; encoded by the coding sequence ATGAAACTATTGAATAAAAAGAGTGACCAGAAACTGGTTCAAGCGTACGTTAAAGGCGAAGAAAGAGCAATACAAGTTTTATTAGAACGCTATAAAACTAAAATCTATACGTCTATTTACCATCAGGTAAAAGATCAATATCTCGCAGAGGATATCTTTCAAGAGACTTTTATTAAGGTGATCAATACTTTAAAGGCTGGTCGTTATAATGATGAGGGTAAGTTTTTACCTTGGGTGATGCGTATTGCCCATAATATGGTAATCGACCATTTTCGTCGGGAGAAACGAGCGCCAAATATTGTAAATAATGATGGCTTCGACATCTTTGAGGTTTTACAGTTTTCGGACGACAGTGTCGAAACGAAGATGGTGAAGACACAGCGCGATGTAGATTTAAAGAAAATTATACAATTGCTGCCTGACGATCAGAAAGAAGTGCTAATAATGCGCCTGTTCTGTGATATGAGCTTTAAGGATATTGCAGATATCACCGAAGTGAGTATTAATACTGCATTAGGTAGAATGCGTTATGCGCTCACAAATTTGCGGAAGATGATTGAAGAGAACAATTTGATGTTTCAAATTGGATAA
- a CDS encoding zinc metallopeptidase, with product MYWIIFIGIMLVSWIVQFRFKSKFKKYSEMPLSSGLSGAEIAQKMLNDNGINDVQIISVEGQLTDHYNPANRTVNLSPEVYHGRSVAAAAVSAHECGHAVQHATAYSWLQFRSAMVPIVSVASRLTSWVLLIGVMMMAFSGSYIVLAVGVGALFLTTLFSFITLPVEFDASARALAWLDRSGVTHSTAEHDGAKDALKWAAMTYVVAALSALVTLLYYASILFGRRD from the coding sequence ATGTACTGGATTATTTTTATTGGAATTATGTTAGTGAGCTGGATAGTTCAGTTCCGTTTCAAGAGTAAGTTTAAGAAGTATTCGGAGATGCCTTTATCTTCAGGTTTATCTGGTGCGGAGATTGCGCAAAAGATGTTGAATGATAATGGCATTAATGATGTACAGATTATTTCGGTTGAAGGTCAATTAACAGACCATTACAACCCTGCTAATCGTACAGTTAACTTAAGCCCTGAAGTTTATCATGGACGTTCTGTGGCAGCAGCCGCTGTTTCGGCTCACGAATGTGGTCACGCGGTTCAACATGCTACAGCATATAGCTGGTTGCAATTTAGATCTGCCATGGTGCCTATCGTTAGTGTGGCATCCCGTTTAACGTCGTGGGTTTTATTAATCGGTGTGATGATGATGGCTTTTTCGGGTAGTTACATTGTTTTAGCCGTTGGTGTTGGTGCACTTTTCTTAACGACCTTATTTAGTTTCATTACTTTGCCTGTGGAGTTTGATGCATCGGCAAGAGCACTTGCTTGGTTAGATCGTTCTGGTGTGACACATAGCACTGCTGAACATGATGGGGCAAAAGACGCGTTGAAATGGGCAGCGATGACCTACGTTGTAGCCGCTTTATCAGCCTTAGTAACGTTACTATATTACGCTTCGATTCTTTTCGGAAGAAGAGACTAA
- a CDS encoding phage integrase SAM-like domain-containing protein encodes MATLKIIAHNTSQRSILVNFRITHKRKHRLINSKKYIDRDELVNGEVPLDFILSYLSDDYKLYKSRLDGISNIERLEIDEVKRIVEFGDQEDRRATIKETIDFCKFYSDRISSFNLKSDKREGNTISGYETAIKKLKEYFGEEILLKQLTTKSVKSWYNWMIDNQESPLRIDTARLYHSRVSKVYNDLMTSVNDPDRDYMPLLYNPFDSVKPSKERRKKRPLISLEEVRMIRDYQGENIGAGRSFFMLSLYMCGANYADIFDNCEKWLKNGVRAEYERRKTRNKRDDFAFISIKLLPEVVFYLKEFVWYKNIYKKKVKYYDRISLEVGYLERDLKLSVHIVPYTARYMFSNIASDQCDIQDDYISRAMNHKRPEFSETSGYLHNHWRKIDEAQQAVINKVNEDLITLETN; translated from the coding sequence ATGGCTACGCTAAAAATAATAGCACACAATACAAGTCAGAGATCTATACTTGTCAATTTCCGAATTACTCATAAAAGAAAGCATCGTCTAATAAACTCTAAAAAGTATATAGATCGTGACGAGCTTGTTAATGGTGAGGTGCCTTTAGATTTCATATTATCCTATCTTTCCGACGACTACAAGCTCTATAAGTCGCGATTGGATGGGATATCTAATATAGAAAGGTTAGAGATAGACGAGGTCAAAAGAATTGTAGAGTTCGGAGACCAGGAAGACAGGCGAGCTACGATAAAAGAAACTATTGATTTTTGCAAATTTTACAGTGATCGAATTTCGTCATTTAATCTTAAATCTGATAAGAGAGAAGGGAATACAATATCGGGCTACGAAACAGCAATAAAAAAACTTAAAGAATATTTTGGGGAAGAAATCTTACTTAAACAACTTACCACAAAATCTGTAAAGTCGTGGTATAATTGGATGATCGATAATCAAGAGTCGCCGCTTAGAATTGATACAGCTAGACTTTATCATTCTAGGGTGAGCAAGGTGTACAATGATTTGATGACATCTGTAAACGATCCTGATCGCGACTACATGCCGTTATTGTATAATCCGTTTGATAGCGTCAAGCCTAGTAAAGAACGAAGAAAGAAACGGCCTTTGATTAGTCTGGAAGAAGTCCGAATGATTCGAGACTATCAAGGCGAGAATATCGGTGCTGGAAGAAGTTTTTTTATGTTGTCTCTTTACATGTGTGGGGCAAACTATGCTGATATATTCGACAACTGCGAGAAATGGCTTAAAAATGGCGTTCGCGCGGAATACGAGCGACGAAAAACCCGAAACAAACGGGATGACTTTGCATTTATCTCTATCAAATTATTGCCGGAAGTAGTGTTCTACCTCAAAGAGTTCGTTTGGTATAAGAATATCTATAAAAAGAAGGTTAAATATTACGATCGCATATCGCTCGAAGTGGGGTATCTAGAAAGAGACTTAAAGCTATCGGTCCATATTGTGCCCTATACCGCGAGATATATGTTTTCCAATATTGCTAGCGACCAATGTGATATTCAGGACGACTACATATCTAGAGCAATGAATCATAAACGCCCGGAGTTCTCCGAGACATCAGGGTATTTACATAATCACTGGAGAAAAATAGATGAAGCTCAACAAGCCGTTATCAATAAAGTAAATGAAGATTTAATCACTCTGGAAACCAATTAA
- a CDS encoding terminase small subunit-like protein gives MANPRELSDEEKKQVLEYVLEEIALSSVSLRKATRIALGHFKLDSLDHTTVLKWINHFDYSNQYASARETRAENIFEEIIDIVDCEDHDMGIDDNGNPRVNHDVIQRDRLRVDARKWMLGKMQPKKYGDKIDVTSDGEKVSTTIINLGSGVKPQEDE, from the coding sequence GTGGCAAATCCAAGAGAATTATCAGACGAAGAAAAGAAACAGGTACTAGAATACGTGCTTGAGGAAATAGCTTTGTCTAGCGTTTCTCTACGGAAAGCAACCCGTATTGCTTTAGGGCATTTCAAATTAGATAGCTTAGACCATACAACAGTTTTAAAGTGGATTAATCACTTTGATTACAGTAACCAATACGCGAGCGCGCGCGAGACCAGAGCAGAAAACATCTTCGAGGAAATAATTGATATCGTTGATTGCGAAGATCACGACATGGGTATCGATGACAACGGTAATCCAAGAGTTAACCACGATGTTATCCAAAGGGACAGGTTGAGAGTAGATGCTCGTAAATGGATGTTAGGGAAGATGCAGCCTAAGAAGTACGGTGATAAGATTGATGTTACTAGCGATGGGGAGAAAGTCTCTACAACGATAATAAACCTCGGTAGTGGAGTAAAACCACAGGAGGATGAATGA